DNA from Rhinatrema bivittatum chromosome 16, aRhiBiv1.1, whole genome shotgun sequence:
gggtgggtttaggggttatttttgtgtgccatttttcctgccctcccccaaaaagataagagaacccccatgaacaatttagtggggttttcctatcggtttcggggagcccccgatttctgacgattttgaaaatattgtacgatattttcaattgtcagaagcccgattcacatccctatttcaaACTACATGACCTTACTCTCCATTCAtcataacattaacattaaaatatttatatggtCACCATGGTGGCTCACTGGGAGAGGACCTGTAATAGATTCATAAGACAACAAAGACAGAGATCACAGCACCTGAGCATTTGACATCTTAGCCATAACTCTAGTGACACCTAGACAGCAGATTTGGAGCTcacaattgtatttttttttaattctttatttatccgaTTTCAATTAcagaaaagtaaaatattttagGTATGATTACATTCTTTCTGACTAAAGAGCAAAAGGTTATAGGAATATAATTCTTCCTTACAGTAAAACAAATTAAATCCAGTTTCATTTCatatggaaaaaacaaaaacataaacattaGATATTATCTAATCGTTATCATGCCTATATATATAGATTCCATCATTCTATTCAAGTGGTAATCAATTAACCAGTGTGGGGCAAGGAAAATTTAATGGGAGAAATTTAGGAAACACATTAATTATCATAGCGATAACATAGACTAAATATGTTAATGTTAACGCAAGCTCATTTAGTTGTCTTCCTGCCACTTGAACAGATATTAAGCATTAATACTGGCACTGAATACATATTAATGCCTGGGTCTTCTTATAATGTGGTTTAGTAAATATGCACCCAGGTGAAGTCTCACCCACAGTTTGTACAGAGATATTCTCGCTTCCTTTTATCTGCAGGTTATGCCTCACCCTATGCACTTCAGCATCCCTCTGTCTCCGGTGAACCCCTTGtcatcctcctctccccccatcctGTCTTACTGCCTTGGATTTCTGCTCTCTGGTCTCTGCACTTTTTTTGTACTAAAATCATGGCTGCCCAGTACCCAGCAAACAATTTGGTTTTTCGGACTCCAACATCCTATAAAAAATGATTACCATGATCATCTGAAAAAATATCCTTAGCAAACCAAATCAGTGGGAGGAGTTTTAACTTTATCATTTGAAGTGGAAAGAGTTTAAGTGTTCAGCAGTAAATTAGCTCCATTCAGTTTCCTAACTAAAGAAAAGAGCATTGCACACAGAGAAGCTGAGCTGCCCCTCACAATTAAAACTGGGCAGGGTAATCCTGATTGCTCGGTGCTCGCTGTTTCATCCCAAATCGCTGTTGCCCTGCTCTTCCAATGTAAAACATGGTTCTTGGAAGAAACAGTGCAAGAGAAAAGCCAGGACTAATGACTGTTCAGAGTTCTTCCCCTGCCCTCAGAGGACGGTCCCAGAAGGTTTTTGAAACACAGTTAAGAATTCCTCTCTGATCCTCTCTGATGCAGAGATGAAGAAGCAGCTTCACAGGCAAGAGAAACCATTATTGCTCTTTACATGAATTGTTTTGCTGAAGTTCAGTTCAGTTCAATGCTTTCTctacaaaaatcaaaataaaaatgaagaattCTTGGCTACcgatctggaaataaatatcaCCCTCTAAGGCTACGGGGTTGTTTCTTTTGTCACATGTTTATTTTAGATTACGATTCCAGCTTTTTGAAGGACTGCTGaaaattatttactttttttcacTATGAAATGTCATTAATTGTTCATGTTTCCTGCTTTAGTTAAGTTTTGCAGTTGTAAGTTTGCCTTCATGCCTTGACATCATTAAGACAAGTTGTCCTGACCTCTGAGTGCTCCCCAAAAACAGCACCGGAAGCACAAGATGTCAAAGGAGGAGGCTGGTGCCCTCTCTCACTCTgactacatatttttttttatttctcactgCTCACTCCTTCCTCTAGGTCCTCAGCTCCTGTCCGTCTTCTCCTTTTGTTACTCCTTCAGCTATCTTACTGTCCCCCCTCTATGCCTTCCAAATTTCAGGGGCAAGAAGGAAACTCATCAGCAGCTGATACACAAACAGGTGAGCGGAAAAAAGTCACATtataaaagaaagagaatgggtAGATAGAGTGCGGAGTTCAAGCCCAAGCAAGGgcttaattttcttctttttttatagaTCCAGCTGTTAAGGTGCTGAAGTAATTTTATTTTCAGATCTAACTGACATCCCTTCTATTGAGATTTTCATCATTATAGAAGATGTATCTTTGGGTGAATTCTACCATCAAAGAACAGAGGGAAGGAGAAACTGTAAAATGAGAGATAGGCATCTATCCATACATCACTTGCCATAGAGGAGGAAATGAAACATTTATCATTAACATTTGCGATAATATTAATTACTATTGTAAAACCTGCTAGATTTCACTATACTTTAAAAGAGAGAAACGTCTAGCGATGGGAGAGCGAGATTCCCTAGGCATAGTGGTCATTTTGAGTGACAGTAAAAGTCCATCCCTCTAAAGGGTGGGCCAACTGGAGAGTTAATAAAGCTGACTCCATGAGTGTTGGCTGGAGTTGTGCAAAGAGCAGCGAGATGGAGCCATAGACTGTGACTCTCAATCGCTCCAGGAATAGCAACATTCCTTGTCTCTTTTTCATCTGAAGGTTGGAATTGATTTCCGTAAGGGAGCCATCTGCATCCAGACTCAGGAGGTTTGTGCAAGAGACTAGGTCACCAGCCAGGTAGTGTGTTTACTCTCTGAGTGGGAGAAGTGGATTTTCCTGGATCTATGCAATTCTAAGGGAGAAGGCAAAGTTTTTCTGGAGAGCTAGGACAGGTCCTCAGAGGTATCCAAGCCCTCAAGTTGGTTCAGGAATATTACTTTCTTTAATTgtatatgtttgaaaatatttgtcTACCTTTTACACTACTAGACTGCTTATTTTGTTGCAGAAAAgtgttctttttgttttggaaTACAACACTTGGTATATAAAATTCCTTTTGGTGTGACTAAGTGTAAACCTTGGGTCAGTTTAACCAGATTTTCAGAGCTGCACAATGATTTGCAGTGTCTGAAGGGGGTTTCAATACTAAAACAAATGTTGGTAAGGAATGAtccattaataataataatctattAACAGTTCAATTGTAAAACAAAAAGGATTAGCTGAATAAGATAATGCCCAATGTCTTGGTGAAACATTAAATGGTGTCCTTTTGACCTTGTGATGGTCCCTTTTCTTGTTCTGGTTATTCTTTGCTTGTAGTTTCCTGACTTTTCTCTGTTGTCTCTTTTCTTCCTCCATCAGCAAGCTCAGAGTAAGAGGGACATGCAGACAGAAAACCAAACCCATGTCACAGAATTCCTCATCCAGGGGTTCTCAGATCACCCAAACCTTCAGGTTCTGCTCTTTATAGTGTTCCTGTTTATTTACTTGGTCACGCTGACAGGGAACCTCACCATTTTGATACTAATGTGCTTTGATTCACGCCTCCACaaacccatgtacttcttccttaGCAACCTGGCCATTTTGGACATCAGCTTCACGTCCATCACACTCCCTAAAATGCTAGTCATTTCTCTAGCAAAGAGTAAGGCCATTTCATTCCAAGCATGCATGGCCCAGCTCTACCTGATTATGTCTTTCACTGGTGTAGAACTGTATCTGCTTTGTGCCATGGCATATGACCGTTATGTGGCCATCTGCAATCCCTTGCGCTACTCAGTGGTAATGAATAAGAGGGTTTGCATTGTGCTGTCTGCCAGTTCTTGGATTGCTGGGTTTCTGGATATAGTGCCACACAGTGTGTCCATTTCCTATTCCTCTTTCTGTGGACACAATGTTATCAACCATGTATTTTGTGACTTCCAAACACTGTTGaaactctcctgcagtgacacctcTAACATTAAACTATTGATGGTCACCCTAAATCTATTTTTAGTCCTGGGATGCTTTCTTCTTATCCTGACATCCTATGTCCATATTATTTCTGCCATCTTGAAAATCCAATCTGCTGAGGGGCGGCACAAGGCCttttccacctgctcctcccacctcacggtCGTTGTTATATACTCTGGGGCCGTACTTTTTTTGTATATGAGACCCTTGTCCATGGAAACACGGTCTGAGGACAAACTGTTTGGCGTATTGTTCAATGCGGTAATCCCCATGCTAAACCCTATTATTTACAGCTTGAGGAACAAAGACGTTAAAGATGCTCTAAGGAAAGTCAGGAGCAGGAGACTAAGAGACTGACGTATCAGAGCATTATATCTAAAAATGTGGTATTTAGCAGTGAAGAATGTAGAATCAATGTGACTTGCTCTAGCATTtacagaaagaatttaaaaaaggaagAGTCAGCCAGAAAGGAGAAAAAACACCTAGAAAAGATTCCTAGATATATTATCCAATGATCTGGATTTCACAAAATCCTTCTGAGATTATGATAATCTCCTTTGGATGATATTCAATGTATTAGTAAacttttacaaataaaatttaaaatatatatttttttttgtcgtGAAGAGTGAGGCCTAACTCAAATTAGTTTATTTGTTATAATTATttccttttgattttattttctttttactattttctttcctttaatctCCTGTTATGGTCTTGTAATGAATAGTTTAGTTATACACATCGATATAAAATTTAATATTTCCTTTTATGTTCATGGTTTCTTTTGCTATATTAACTGTAAATGATgcaatgctaaataaaaatataattgataaaaaatatatatttttattgttgtcCTGGTGGTTTACTAACAGAGGACTGGAGTTGTATTCTGAAGACAGATCTCTTCTCCCCAAGTCTGCCAAGCTTCATATGTAGGAGAAGCAGTGTTGAAAGCACCCACAGGAATTGAAGTCTCACCCATCATGCTTTGGTGATGCCTACAGAATGATTATGTTTTTGTcttaattcattttctttttcttttttttttatgtggataGATCCATGTCATGGTAATCTCCTTTGAATGttattcaatgtatttataaactttttaaaataaagtatagCTTTGTAGTCCCATCCTGATGGCTTGCTGGCAGAGGACAGGGCTTGGTTTCATGAGACTCTCCTCTCCTGATCTCTAGTAGACTTCAGATGTAGCAGAGACATCGTTTacagcccccaccccccctgctcccAGCAACACAAACTACATTCTCACTGATCACCTGATGGCTCTGCCctacttagaacataagaacataagaacataagaaaatgccatactgggtccatcaagcccagcatcctgtttccaacagtggccaatccaggccataagaacctggcaagtacccaaaaactaagtctattccatgttaccattactaatgtcagtggctattctctaagtgaacttaatagcaggtaatggacttctcctccaagaacttatccaatccttttttaaatacagctatactaactgcactgaccacatcctctggtaacaaattccggagtttaattgtgcgttgagtaaaaaagaactttctctgattagttttaaatgtgccacatgctaacttcatggagtgcctcctagtctttctactgtctgaaagagtaaataaccgattcacatctacccgttctagacctctcatgattttaaacacctctatcatatcccccctcagtcgtctcttctccaagctgaaaagtcctaacctctttagtctttcctcgtagggaagttgttccattccccttatcattttggtagcccttctctgtaccttctccatcgcaattatatcttttttgagatgcggcgaccagaattgtacacagtattcaaggtgcggtctcaccatggagcgatacagaggcattatgacattttccgttttattcaccattccctttctaataattcccaacattctgtttgcttttttgactgccgtagcacactgaaccgacgacttcaatgtgttatccactatgacacctagatctctttcttgggttgtagcacctaatatggaacccaacattgtgtaattatagcatgggttatttttccctatatgcatcaccttgcacttatccacattaaatttcatctgccatttggatgcccaattttccagtcttacaaggtcttcctgcaatttatcacaatctgcttgtgatttaactactctgaacaattttgtgtcatctgcaaatttgattatctcactcgtcgtatttctttccagatcatttataaatatattgaaaagtaagggtcccaatacagatccctgaggcactccactgtccactcccttccactgagaaaattgtccatttaatcctactctctgtttcctgtcttttagccagtttgcaatccatgaaaggacatcgccacctatcctttgactttttacttttcctagaagcctctcatgaggaactttgtcaaacgccttctgaaaatccaagtatactatatctaccggttcacctttatccacatgtttattacctccttcaaaaaagtgaagcagatttgtgaggcaagacttgccctgggtaaagccatgctgactttgttccattaaaccatgtctttctatatgttctgtgattttgatgtttagaacactttccaccatttttcctggcactgaagtcaggctaaccggtctgt
Protein-coding regions in this window:
- the LOC115077659 gene encoding olfactory receptor 1009-like codes for the protein MERENQTQVTEFLILGIPEYPELQGLLFVVFLSIYLVTLMGNLAILTLMSINSRLHKPMYFFLGNLAFVDICLSSSTLPKMLAIFLMNNKSISFQACMAQLYLLMAFLSVEFFLLTAMAYDRYVAICNPLHYTVVMNKRVCIMLSAVSWIIGFLDPLPHRFPDFSLLSLFFLHQQAQSKRDMQTENQTHVTEFLIQGFSDHPNLQVLLFIVFLFIYLVTLTGNLTILILMCFDSRLHKPMYFFLSNLAILDISFTSITLPKMLVISLAKSKAISFQACMAQLYLIMSFTGVELYLLCAMAYDRYVAICNPLRYSVVMNKRVCIVLSASSWIAGFLDIVPHSVSISYSSFCGHNVINHVFCDFQTLLKLSCSDTSNIKLLMVTLNLFLVLGCFLLILTSYVHIISAILKIQSAEGRHKAFSTCSSHLTVVVIYSGAVLFLYMRPLSMETRSEDKLFGVLFNAVIPMLNPIIYSLRNKDVKDALRKVRSRRLRD